One Sphingobacteriales bacterium DNA segment encodes these proteins:
- a CDS encoding tyrosine recombinase encodes MNAAFDAHLSGFSDYLRLERSFSEHTIIAYQRDLSKLMAFFQFQYPDLVLPNIGVPHLEAFIFWLNQMGIASASQARILAGIRAFFEYLLLEEILPSNPALLLETPRINRKIPVILSISEIETILKNIDLSKNDGHRNYAIIEVLYGTGLRVSELTGLTISGYYPEAGFCRITGKGNKERLVPINPTAIKAVDNYLQHVRSKQQIAAADTDIVFLNQKGRGMSRVAIFNIVKAAAIQAGITKIISPHTFRHSFATHLYEGGADLRVIQELLGHSSILTTEIYAHVNRSYLRDVLVQYHPRF; translated from the coding sequence ATGAATGCTGCTTTCGATGCCCATCTTTCCGGATTTTCTGATTATTTGCGCTTAGAGCGTTCTTTTTCAGAACATACAATAATTGCCTATCAGCGCGATTTATCAAAATTGATGGCATTCTTTCAATTTCAATATCCGGATTTAGTTTTACCAAATATTGGCGTTCCTCATTTAGAAGCATTTATTTTTTGGCTCAATCAAATGGGTATTGCCTCGGCATCTCAAGCGCGAATTTTGGCTGGTATAAGGGCATTTTTTGAGTATTTGCTTTTAGAAGAGATATTGCCCTCCAATCCGGCATTATTGTTGGAAACGCCACGTATTAATCGCAAAATTCCGGTTATATTAAGTATTTCCGAAATTGAAACGATTCTAAAAAATATTGATTTGAGTAAAAATGATGGGCATAGGAATTATGCTATTATTGAAGTTTTGTACGGAACAGGCTTGCGCGTTTCAGAGCTAACGGGGCTAACTATTTCGGGATACTATCCCGAAGCTGGATTTTGCCGCATTACCGGCAAGGGCAATAAAGAACGTTTAGTGCCTATTAACCCAACGGCTATAAAAGCGGTTGACAATTATTTACAGCACGTGCGCTCAAAACAGCAAATTGCCGCCGCCGACACTGACATTGTATTTTTAAACCAAAAAGGAAGAGGTATGTCGCGCGTGGCTATTTTTAACATTGTTAAGGCCGCAGCCATACAGGCCGGAATAACCAAAATCATAAGCCCACACACATTTAGGCATTCGTTTGCCACTCATTTGTACGAAGGTGGTGCCGATTTGCGTGTTATCCAAGAGCTGCTTGGGCATAGCTCTATTTTAACAACCGAAATTTACGCCCATGTAAACCGCAGCTACCTGCGCGACGTGCTGGTACAATACCATCCGCGTTTTTAG